GAATTGGTTATTACCATCTGGAGAAACGAACAATCCTGTTTTTTTCATCACAGCACCGCCTGGTCGTTAAAAAGTTTTTCTATAATATCGTTGTCATATTCCGGCTGCGCGCCTTCTTTAGTGGCAACCCATGATCCTAATGTAGATGCTTTATACATTGCTGCGATGGGTTCAAACTCTGGATTAATTAAGGCGTTGATCATCGCCGCGAAGAATGCGTCGCCGGCACCGATCGTGTTATTAACGTTTACCCGGATAGCTTGTCCTGAGTAAATATGTCCTTCCCGGTAGAGAACCGGGTGTTTATCCCCTCGGGTGATACAGATAATTTTGTCGCCAATAATGTCCACCAGCGCGTATATCTGCTCTTCGATTTTTTCAGCCACAATATTGAAATGGCGGGCAATCTTGTCCAGTTCACTTTCGTTTAACTTAATGAAATCCGCTCGCTGTAAAAACTCACCGACAATCTGAATATCGTTTTGTCCTTCGCGTAAGTTAACGTCAAAACACTTTAGTCCCTGATATATTTGCAGAAAATCAGCAAAGGATTTCTGGTTGAACGTGCTACGCAAAGCGACAGACCCGTAAACAAAGGCGCTGCTGGCGAGGTTTTCCGCATTGTGGCTGATGCTAATGTAGTCCCAGGCGGCGGGAGTATGAATGTCATAGGAGGCATCGCCTGCTGTATCAATTTTGACATCCACAATCCCCGTTCCCACATCCTTGAGAACCTTGATTTCGCTGACATCGCAGCGCCAGTCATTTTTAATGATGCTGAGCGACTGGTTGCCGAGCTTGTCGCTACCCACGCTGGATACCGGGACCGTTCTGCAGCCTAATTTTTGCAGATGATAAGCCACGTTAAGGGTTGCTCCACCCTGTTGAGGAGGGTGGCATTCAACGCAGTCCCAGAGGATTTCGCAGGCTAACAGGCATGAAGGTTTAGCATGGAGCATTGGTGTACTCCCCCTTTTTCACCTCGGGCACAATCACCGTATCAATATCCAGCACTTCGATATCGTCAGGCGTGTGGCGGCCGGACAACAGCATATAAGTAGCGTTTTCTCCATGCAGGGGATACGGGGCAAAGTGCCAGGCGTTGCGGCGCATGATAATGCCGTAAGAGCCATCAAGGTGGATGGCGACCAGTTTGTTGATATCAAATTCACCCACTGGCCCGAGGACGATTACGCTCTCGCCGGTCAAGGGGATAACGGCCTCTTCGGTCTGCATATGGCGTTCAATATTGGCAAGCGTGAAGGGGTGCGGTTTTG
This Klebsiella sp. RHBSTW-00484 DNA region includes the following protein-coding sequences:
- a CDS encoding PfkB family carbohydrate kinase → MAYHLQKLGCRTVPVSSVGSDKLGNQSLSIIKNDWRCDVSEIKVLKDVGTGIVDVKIDTAGDASYDIHTPAAWDYISISHNAENLASSAFVYGSVALRSTFNQKSFADFLQIYQGLKCFDVNLREGQNDIQIVGEFLQRADFIKLNESELDKIARHFNIVAEKIEEQIYALVDIIGDKIICITRGDKHPVLYREGHIYSGQAIRVNVNNTIGAGDAFFAAMINALINPEFEPIAAMYKASTLGSWVATKEGAQPEYDNDIIEKLFNDQAVL
- a CDS encoding ureidoglycolate lyase: MITIPLIEATAENLAPYAKLIGLPANRTPSVDRTDITYFHDVCDANDFTEIPVASFLKAKPHPFTLANIERHMQTEEAVIPLTGESVIVLGPVGEFDINKLVAIHLDGSYGIIMRRNAWHFAPYPLHGENATYMLLSGRHTPDDIEVLDIDTVIVPEVKKGEYTNAPC